The Chthoniobacterales bacterium DNA window ACGATTGCCGGCTATTCGATCAACGACACCATCGTCGTCTATGACCGCATTCGCGAAGGCTTGCGCAGTGGTCGCAAAGGCTCCGTGCAAGAAATCATGAACGCCAGCATCAATGAGACCCTGAACCGCACCTTCCTCACCGGCGGCGTGACGCTGATGTCGATGATGGGCCTTTATTTCCTCGGTGGCGACGCGCTCAACGACTTCGCTTTCGCCATCCTGATCGGCATTCTGGTCGGCACTTATTCCTCCGTCTTCATCGCCTCGCCAGTCGTTCTCTGGTGGTCGAAATGGAAAGGCGAAGCACTAGATCGCCAGATCAAAGCCAGCGATCTGGTCGTCGTTCAGGGATGATGTTTTCCCACGTAGTTTCTCAGAAACGCCGGTTGACGACATAACAGAAGCCAGCTAATCTCCACCCTCACTCAACAGATTTTTTAACCAGCCAAAACCACTAAATACATTATGCCAGAGGTAATTGTTCGCAAAGGAGAGCCCATTGATCGCGCTCTTAAAAGACTCAAAAGCAAGCTCGACGCCGAGGGAATCATGGAGGAAGTCCGCCGCCTGCGTGCGTTTGAGACTCCGGTCCAGAAGACCCGCCGCAAGGCCAAGTCCAATGCGAAAAAAGCGAAGCTGAAATTCCGTTTCAACCCAGCCTAACTCGTTTTCCAAAGATTTTCGAAAATCCCGCTGCCCATTGGGTTGGCGGGATTTTTTCGTTTATGACTCCAGCGACCATCTGGCGGAAAGCGCCCGCCGAACGGCATTTGCCGCAGGACGAGATTCATCTCTGGCGCGCGTCGATTCAGGAACTGCTCCCGCAGGCCCAAGTTGCAGACTTATCTGAACAGGAAAGAATCAAACTTGGCGCGCTGAAAAATGAAACCGTCCGAGCGCAGTTTTTCGTGTCGCATTGGCTGACGCGTCAGATTTTGGCCAGTTACCTGCAACTGGCGCCCTCGGAGTTGCAGTTCAATCAGAGCAAAGCTGGCAAGCCCAATTTGATTGGAACTCCGCTGGAGTTCAATCGAAGTCACTCCGGCGGCTGGCTCGTCCTCGCTCTTTCGACAAAAGCAGTCGGCGTGGACATCGAGAAAGTCGGACTGCGCTCTCAAATGGACGCGATTGTCGAACGCTGGTTTGAGGAGCCGGAAAAAGAGGAATTTCGCCGTTTATCGGACGCTGAAAAGCCAGCGTTTTTTCACAGCCGTTGGACGCAAAAAGAAGCCGTCCTGAAAGCCTGGGGAGTCGGTCTGGTTCAGCTCAGCGACTACGCAAAATTCCAGAGAGCGTCCTGGAGCTGTCGTTTTGAGCCCGCGCCCGGCCTCGCTGGCTGCGTCGCCCAAGTGGACCTGACGCCGCGGCAGTTGCAGTTCTATCGGGCCTGAGTCGAGTTCAATACTGCTTGCGCAGATTGCTCGGCAGAATATTCAACTCGTTGCGATACTTGGCCACCGTTCGGCGTGCGATGGGAATGCCGCGTTCCGAGAGAATTTTGACGATGTCCTTGTCGCTGAGTGGACTGGAAGTGTCCTCGTTTTTTACCATCTCGGCGATGCTGCCCTTCACGCTGGTATTGCTCATGTTTTGCCCCGCATCGGTCTGATATCCGGGCGTAAAGAAATATTTCATGTCGAATACACCCTGCGGCGTGGACATGTATTTGCCGGAAATGGCCCGGCTGACGGTTGTTTCGTGCACGCCGACGATGTTGGCGATCTGCACCATGGTCAGCGGCTTCAAATGCGCCGCGCCATTTTCGAGAAACTCCTGCTGATGCTTCACGATCTCGGTCGCGATGTTATGAATTGTCTGCTGGCGCTGGTGGATGCTCTTGATGAGAAACTTCCCGCTACGAATTTTTTCGCGAATGTAATCCTTCACCTCGGCCCCGTTGCCTTCCTGCGACATAAGATCCTTGTAAGTGTTGCTGATGCGCAGATGCGGGATTTGTTCGCCATTGAGGGAAATGGTGAATTCGCCGCTGATTTTCTCCACGTTTACGTCGGGCAGCACGTAGTTATTCGGGTCCGGCGTGAAAACCTGGCCGGGTCGCGGGTCGAGCGTGCCGATCATATTGGCGTGCCGCTGGACTTGTTCGGGCGACATTCCGAGTTTGCGTCCAATCTCCGGAAAACGGCGTTTGCCCAAGTCGGCGAGGTGGTTTTCCACAATGCGATACTCGGCGGAATTTTCTTTGCCCAGCCGCCGAAGTTGAATCATCAGACAATCGCGCAAATCGAGCGCACCAACGCCGACGGGATGAAACCCCTGCACGACATCGAGCATTCTCCGAAAATTTTCCTCGGGAATGCCGGTGTTCATGGACATTTCCTCGGGCGTGGTTTGAAGAAAACCAACGTCGTCGATGTTGCCGACAATGAGTTCGGCGGTGCGGCGATCATCCTGGTCGAGATCGAGCATGTTGAGCTGATCGAGTAAATGCTGCTGGAGCGTTTCCTCGTTCACAATGGAATCGAAGAAAAATTGGCGCCGCTCTTCCTCGTCCGCCGTGCGCCCGGAGTAACTGCTGCTCTGCGCCATGTAATCGCGCCATTCCTCATCGAGTTTGGCTAGCTTCTCAAACTCGTCCTTAAAGTCCTCCATCTCCCGCTGCTTGTCCTCAATGCTCGGCTCGGTGATGTCTTCCTCGATCACGGGATTGGTCTGCATCTCCTGCTGAATGATGTTGCGCAGCTCGATCATGGGAGCTTGCAGAATGGCGAGACTTTGTTGCAACTGCGGTGCGAGCACCTGCTGCAGCGACATGTTCTGGGACT harbors:
- the rpsU gene encoding 30S ribosomal protein S21 produces the protein MPEVIVRKGEPIDRALKRLKSKLDAEGIMEEVRRLRAFETPVQKTRRKAKSNAKKAKLKFRFNPA
- a CDS encoding 4'-phosphopantetheinyl transferase superfamily protein → MTPATIWRKAPAERHLPQDEIHLWRASIQELLPQAQVADLSEQERIKLGALKNETVRAQFFVSHWLTRQILASYLQLAPSELQFNQSKAGKPNLIGTPLEFNRSHSGGWLVLALSTKAVGVDIEKVGLRSQMDAIVERWFEEPEKEEFRRLSDAEKPAFFHSRWTQKEAVLKAWGVGLVQLSDYAKFQRASWSCRFEPAPGLAGCVAQVDLTPRQLQFYRA
- the rpoN gene encoding RNA polymerase factor sigma-54; the encoded protein is MHQSQNMSLQQVLAPQLQQSLAILQAPMIELRNIIQQEMQTNPVIEEDITEPSIEDKQREMEDFKDEFEKLAKLDEEWRDYMAQSSSYSGRTADEEERRQFFFDSIVNEETLQQHLLDQLNMLDLDQDDRRTAELIVGNIDDVGFLQTTPEEMSMNTGIPEENFRRMLDVVQGFHPVGVGALDLRDCLMIQLRRLGKENSAEYRIVENHLADLGKRRFPEIGRKLGMSPEQVQRHANMIGTLDPRPGQVFTPDPNNYVLPDVNVEKISGEFTISLNGEQIPHLRISNTYKDLMSQEGNGAEVKDYIREKIRSGKFLIKSIHQRQQTIHNIATEIVKHQQEFLENGAAHLKPLTMVQIANIVGVHETTVSRAISGKYMSTPQGVFDMKYFFTPGYQTDAGQNMSNTSVKGSIAEMVKNEDTSSPLSDKDIVKILSERGIPIARRTVAKYRNELNILPSNLRKQY